The Festucalex cinctus isolate MCC-2025b chromosome 12, RoL_Fcin_1.0, whole genome shotgun sequence genome segment TATGCGGGATTCCCGGTTCAAGATAGCGGCCATTTTTCCGCCACCATCATTGGCCGTACGTGACCACGTAGTCACGCCTCTTTTAGCTCAATactattatctgattggctggtccGTCATCTTGCCAATCACCTGCAACCCCTCACCaagcaaactctttttttccctcgcTACCTTTCAGCTAAATAAAAATTTCACTCGGATGATGTCTACTGTTCGGTAATAGTTGAGAGAGTGGTGTCACTCGGCTAATTTGACGAGCTTTTGCCGTAAGTTTGGTTATAGTTGCCCGCGGGCTACTTTTGCAACAACGTTGACAAGCTAGCTAACTGGCTAGCTTGAGATAAGGTAGCAAAGTCGATAATAAAACCATTTTTTAATCGACAGGTCGCCATATTGTCATTGAACCCGCTTGTCTTCGCAGTCATGGCCGGCATGCTTCGGGGGACACTCCGACTGAGGACGTCCCTCAAACGGCCGTTGAGCATCCTCGGCTCGTCTACATCCTCAGGTGGACTTTTACTACCTCCAGACCCCACCGGCTTGCGTCGTGGTGTAGCCCGTAGCAGGAAGCTCAACGACAGGGCGGATGTGACCAAGAAGTCCCCGCCGGTGTCGGCTCCAGAAAGGCTACCTTTTTCCACAGTGACCCGGGAGGACTTGAACTTCTTCCGGAGGATTCTACCCGGCAGAACCGTGACTGACCCTGACCTGTTGGAGTCTTGTAATGTAGATTGGCTCAAGTCTGTCAGAGGTGAtccaagtatttttatttttttttaaattaacccttcctccttccttctgtgatttacttttttttctcctttctggAGTCTCTGaacaattattaaaaagaattatggaataatttaattacctcTGGTTggtatatataacatatatatataggggtgtgaattgcctagtacctgacgattcgattcgtatcacgattcacaggtcacgattcgattcgataccgattaatcccgatacgaatggtcacgattcgataccgattaatcccgatacgaatttataagtcgattgttgcgattttttttcattcatatttagaaaatactaatcagtaagcttgtagagtgtaagatttatatgaaaatgtattatttatttatctgaaatttcagtcttatagaggttgtaatctgtttcatgtttgaacagcattaaaataaaaatattaaggcttaatgtgccgttcatataacattcttccatgctcaaggtgtgaatcctaaaaaaaaaaaaaaaaaatcgattctgccgattattgaatcgattcgagaatcgcgcgatgtagtatcgcgatatatcgccgaatcgattttttttaacacccctacatatatatctatatattatAAACAAACACCTTTCTGTTCTTGGAACCAAGTTCATTAAAGTTGATTAATAACCAAGCCCTATTGACAAATGTCAAATCAGTAATGTCTGTGCATCTCCTGCAGGTTCCAGTGAGGTGTTGCTGAGACCTCAGACAACACAGGAAGTCTCTCAAATTCTCAGGTTGAAAATAAATGACGTCCTGTCTCTACCAGACGTTAGATTAATAACACGGGTTCTCCCTCTGCGGTAGCTACTGTAACAGCCGGAACCTGGCGGTGAACACACAAGGAGGCAACACCGGGCTGGTCGGTGGCAGCGTTCCCGTCTACGATGAGATCATCCTCTCCACCGCCCTCATGAACAGCATCCTGAAATTTGACAGCGTTTCTGGTTAGCGTCCGATGTCACTGTGTTTTTCATAACCACAAATAGTGACTTCTGCtctaatatttgtttattttttttctttaagtatGCAGCATTGGTTCAAAGCCAttctaaatattttgttttgcaataatttttccaaaaataccATATGAAcgtttacatgtttgttttcttaCCGTGTCCGTCTTTGTTCACATTACATTACCTTGGCAGTTAGTATCTCCaattagattgtgcaggtgtacctaatattttgaCTGCTGAGTGTATTTTCCTCTAACTCACTGTGCAGGTGTCCTGACTTGCCAGGCGGGTTGTGTCCTGGAGCATTTGTCCGTCTACTTGGAGCAGCGGGAGCACATCATGCCCTTGGACCTGGGCGCCAAGGGCAGCTGCCACATCGGGGGCAACGTGGCCACCAACGCGGGGGGTCTGCGGCTGCTGCGCTACGGCTCCCTGCACGGCAACGTCCTGGGAGTGGAAGTGGTGAGTTTTGTCAAAAGTGCATCCGGGAAATATTCACAGCGCTTGCATTTTTCTTGATTAACACATTGATTATTTCATTTGTGAAAAtgtacccccccacccccacccccaataaaaaaaataaaaaaaacactttttcatgTTGCCAAAACGGCATCTAGGTGCTGGCTGACGGTCAGGTCCTGGACTGCTTGTCCACCCTGAGGAAGGACAATACGGGCTACGACCTCAAGCAGCTCTTCATTGGCTCCGAAGGCACCCTGGGCGTCATCACCGCCGTCTCCGTCCTGTGTCCTCGCAAGCCCAAATCTGTTCATGTCATGTTTCTGGGTAGGCCCTCTTGCATTTGGCTTAGCTGTTTAAAATATAACTCGAACTTAGGACTGGCTATTAATTTcggatttccaaaatcgatttggTTCAAGTCACAATTCAGTTCAGGATTTCAGTATTAATTTTGACGTCATATTTTATTATCTTTTAttctaattttgttttatttgtatatttttatatagtatttactttattaaaaaaataattgaaaatatgtattttttttaaattaagattttttttattataaaatttaatattttatccagaatgaatttaataatttcattatttttcttgtacatttaatACCTCTAAAAAagattttttccacttgctgtcgactgaagatgacaagaTGAAATCGGTAACtaccacctgttttctgggtttggttagcaaactgagccgtgattcgtcatgacctacttcctcagcacaggtgatgtcatcttcagtcgagagcaagtggaaaaattagtttttgaAGGAataaattgttcatgaaaaatgagGAGGTTATCACATTcagtctggacaaaatattaactttttactgctgaaaattgctcaatgagtcgagtatccctttaaagaacaAGTCaggtcttttattttattaaaagtaTTGATTTATGGTTTTAAGAACCAACATCGATttatgaaccttttttttttcgacccagCCAaaatcaaacttaaaaaaagaaggaaaaaaaaacgctctgATTTGTTCTCATAGGTTGTGAAACGTTTGAGCAGCTTCTGAAGACCTTTCAGCTGTGCAAAGGCATGCTGGGAGAAATCTTGTCAGCTTTCGAGTTCCTTGACAGTGAATGTATGCGGCTGCTCAACACGCACCTCAAGCTGGACAACCCCATCACCGGTACACGCAGGAACAGCttcgggttttgttttttttgttttttttgagcattttaacagaTTTGTGAGAATATACTCTATGCAGTGCCCCAAGTCTACccaatgaaaaaaatagaatgccttctttcaccaggaaaaaaaaaaaagtttgattctACACGTTTTCATTATGGCTACGTTTTCTAAAATTCAGCTGCTTTTCTCAAAATTTGGAGAAGATTagtgtttttgtccaaacaaacGTCTCAATAGTATAGTGAATAGAATATAGAATAGTGACTTTGTTGCAAACATTTTAGCATCCTCTTTTAGTATTTCTGTCCAAAACTGAAAGTGCAGTTTGATGTCGACATTTGTTGATCCTTGCTATCGCCTGCGCTCGCTCTCCAGATTGCCCATTCTACGTGGTGATAGAAACGTCCGGCTCGGACCCGCGGCACGACGAGGAGAAGCTCCACAACTTCTTGGAGGAGGCCATGACATCGTCGCTGGTCACAGACGGGACACTGGCCACGGAGGAGTCCAAAACCAAGGTGGCTGGCGAGTGCCTCGATTTACTTACAATCTACAACCTCCtgtcatgttgtttttgttttttgcttttattgcaAACAAAAATTAGACATATAAATGAACTTTAAGCCTTCCACCATTAGATGGCGGCAGCAAGCTTTACAACATCCAGCCGTTATCAGTTCAagtatctcttttttttattttttttatctcgttttgtgcttttttttgcgCGTGTGTGCAGGTACTTTGCCAATATATGATATAGTTAAAGATAGTTACAAGCTATGGTTGCAAATgttgcattttccttttaaaatgtcaaaatgaatatttaaacaaaaaaagttatttagacTTGAGTAACTTATTAATCtagaccaaggttattttagttaactaaaataaaaaaactaaaactaaaactaaaattcaaaaaacaatttaataaaataaaataaaaatgaaaatgctttttttttttaaatgaaaactaactgaaactgcattttctacttaaaaatgtaactaaaactaactataattatagcaaaatgtcctttgttttagtcttctgtaattaatttaatgcatgagcctttggggaagattttaaatgtgattttaagtagatttattttgcgaTTAACtggaaaaaggacgtttgaaagtgtgtcacacagaagtgacgtcatcactagcaagcagccagtagtagaaaagcaccttcagatgacgtcgctcccatggtgttttttaaatattgcgcacaagtaatacacatttaaaaaaaaaaaaaaaaaaactaatactgaacctaactaaaactaaactaaaaataagcatttcttaaataactaaaactaataaaaactaacagaaccaacctgaaaactaattaaaactaactccattaaaaaaaaaaaactcaaaaggaaatctaaactaactaaaatgaaaaattccaaaactataataaccctaatcTAGATAGacaaattattgtaaagaaacatTTTGCTTTCAAATGAAAGTAACTAAGTATTATGAAATAAGTTTTGGAAATAACTTGCCCACGAACCAGAGATGCACAACTTCAGTATAGCACAattaagtgcctttttttttaaaaaacatttatttatgggGGTGaaattatttccaaaaaaacaaaacctttctTTTCTGGCGAAGGCTTTGTGGTCGCTGCGCGAACGCGTCACTGAAGCGCTGACGCACGACGGCTTCAACTACAAGTATGACGTGTCGCTCCCCGTGGAGACCCTCTACCAGCTGGTGAGCGACATGAGGGCCCACCTGGGGGACCAGGCCAAAAGCGTGGTGGGACATGGACACCTGGGTGAGAGATGGCAATgctttcaaaaaataaacacattaaaagttgcactttcaaaaataaaatggcaagAAATTAGTTTGGACTGTTGCATGCTccagtgctgctgttttggtcagcAAATAGGATTATACAGCTTAAATCTATTTTTTCATGAGTGGAAAaaggaggctttttttttttaagtagatgATGTCTATtaaacttcctgtttattttgctgATTGGAAAATTTCACTCTACATctccaccaaggttattttatagttaactaaaaactaacgaaaaagctaaaactaaaactcgaaaaacagttttgttaattacataaaatgaaaatgcttaagCTTGTGTTTATCTGTCAAGCTACTGACTCCGTTTTGCAACCCtttctatgaaaattgtgtattatatcttcaattttaaagtttgaaaacattttgtttcgATTTTTTTGAaccacaatttctgaggaatattaatttaattggatttaatattgaagagattttatttatttatttactttttcaatGTTACACGAAAAAACACGTGTCACAGTCAAGGttatttttagagaaaaaaaaacaaaaaaacaatttcattaacaaaataaaaacgaaaatgcttttaaaaaacaaaaacaaaaaaaaacgaaaactaactgaaactacatgtccttcgttttagtctgtggtaattaatttagggAGTAAGccgttggggatgattttaaatgtgattttaagttcgATAGATTTATTttggatataaaccggaataaggatgtttgaaagtgtgtcacagaagtgatgtcatctagcaaaagccaatagaaaagcatctcccatgctgttttttttaaatattgtgcacaagtaataaaaaaagaaagaaagaaaactaagcatttattaaataactaaaactaataaaaactaacagaaccaccctgaaaactaattaaaactaactacatttaaaaatcaaaacaaactaaaatggaaaataccaaaactataataaccctgacctCTACGTAACATTAAGATAATCAGCCAGTGGAATTATTTGACGAATGGACAGCCACTATTTATGCCAACGAGCTTGTCTGGAACACTAAGCATTTATTTGAGGGAGGCGTTTATTTTCCAAAAAGTGGATGTCTATTAAGGAAAGGGCCACTGTcgtaaataatgtaaaaatcaaCTTCAGTTTGATGTGACTAACTCTTTTAGTTACTCGCTATCTATTTAAGGGAATGTTTACTTGGTGGAAATAGACTCCATATACGCTTCTCTTCTCTTCCGCAGGAGACGGGAATCTGCATCTGAACATCACCTCCCCCAGCAGGGACGCCGCGTTGCTGGCCGCCATCGAGCCGTTCGTGTACGAGTGGACGTCGGCGCGGCGGGGCAGCGTGAGCGCCGAGCACGGCCTGGGCCTGAAGAAGAGGAACTACATCTACTACAGCAAGCCCGGTCGGGCGGTGGCCGTCATGGCCGGCATCAAGACCATGCTGGACCCACGGGGCATCCTCAACCCGTACAAGACTTTACCCGACAGGCTGCTGTGAACGTCGCGCAGCTAATAAAGGTATTGTGAGCAGAGTTGCACCTGAAGATTCATATTTGCTCAATTGTGACCCTTGAGGGggtgtttaatttattcaaatGCAGTGATTAAGCTaagcacattattttttttgtattgtacattgtattttttaaatatatttcaatgTTGAATCTACTGTGTTTCCTTGTTTATCACGGGTTCATCTTTTGGAGATGTTTTtacagtgtgctttttttttgttttttttaaatgtgctttttgtttatttgtttggtcTATCTCTCAAACACtacgtccgaccggggacatacggGTATCCGTGGATTCGTCTCGATGAGATCTTTCCATCGGTGTCTGTTCCGTTGCGCCACTACGTTGCATTCTGTAGATAGAACTTAAGGCCGAAAACGCCGGCGGGTTAACTTTTGAAAGGTGTCCTTGCTGGACGTCTTTGGGCGGCCATATTTCTCGAACCCTATGTCGGACCAGGGATATACGGGCATCTGCGGCGGTGTCTGTCCCTTCGCACCAGGAtgttgcattccggagatagaaaatatatatcgtgctgtataacaagtaaattaaaaaaaacatacttttaatgggcaaaaaatgaatgtaaatgaaaaaaaaaacatgatgaatgaaaaagcagttATCATAAAgtcaaaatcataccaaaatgaaaaaacaaacaaaatatataaatacagtgATTAatgggattattattatttttttattaacgcggatttccattatcgcaggtagtttttggaacataaCACCCATGATAGACAAcagtattttaataattttttccccacaaatgaAAATTCTGTTATGTGAAAAACAGATGTGAACATTTCTTTGAGGTGAGGTTTTTACTCTGATTGAGGCTATACTTTGCAGATTATACTTTGTGACCACAATTAGATGGCTAAAAGTACttacttattaaaaaaagacaaagctgtttttattttgtttgtttttttgtccaaacaaaACTAGCATTTGTGAGCACATGTACCTGTAAGCAAGACACCTCGAGGCAATTTCACGGCATGAATAAAAAGATTCCAACTGGTGATGTCGTGTTTCTCCCTCATTCAGGTGCTGAGGGGAGCCGTATAGAGGAGTACCACCACGCAGGCCCTGCTCGTGGTATGCCAGCAGCAATAAGATGGACTTTCTCCTCCCATTTCCACAACCAGTCCAGTGGATGTCAATTTGTCCACTCCAACTTTTAATAGTAGAACATTTCAAATCCATTTGGCTGTGTTCCTTTTGCGACTTTTACATCTTTGTGGTAGCGTTTAGCATCTTGCTAACTGCTTGTGGATTGTCTGTGGCCACATTGAAGCAGCGGATCTGAAAAGATGACATTTTGTTGAAGTCCACGGTCGTCCACAAAGTCCGCAGAAGGCCACCACGAGATGAAAAAGGAAGACGGTCGGAGGTCGGCTTCTCTCACGAGTCCTTCACCTTATCCAGGCCACTGTGAATCTTATCCAGGGTCTTCTTGACACGCAGTGCCGTCAGCCTGGCAGACGGGTTCTGGTACCAGCACTCCTTCATCAGCTTCACCAAAGCCGACAGCGTCTAATCCAACCAGAGGGAaagttcgagtccggtacgtaATAGGGcagggtttgaaaaaaaataattttccttttcgagcctgagatctattcataa includes the following:
- the d2hgdh gene encoding D-2-hydroxyglutarate dehydrogenase, mitochondrial — its product is MAGMLRGTLRLRTSLKRPLSILGSSTSSGGLLLPPDPTGLRRGVARSRKLNDRADVTKKSPPVSAPERLPFSTVTREDLNFFRRILPGRTVTDPDLLESCNVDWLKSVRGSSEVLLRPQTTQEVSQILSYCNSRNLAVNTQGGNTGLVGGSVPVYDEIILSTALMNSILKFDSVSGVLTCQAGCVLEHLSVYLEQREHIMPLDLGAKGSCHIGGNVATNAGGLRLLRYGSLHGNVLGVEVVLADGQVLDCLSTLRKDNTGYDLKQLFIGSEGTLGVITAVSVLCPRKPKSVHVMFLGCETFEQLLKTFQLCKGMLGEILSAFEFLDSECMRLLNTHLKLDNPITDCPFYVVIETSGSDPRHDEEKLHNFLEEAMTSSLVTDGTLATEESKTKALWSLRERVTEALTHDGFNYKYDVSLPVETLYQLVSDMRAHLGDQAKSVVGHGHLGDGNLHLNITSPSRDAALLAAIEPFVYEWTSARRGSVSAEHGLGLKKRNYIYYSKPGRAVAVMAGIKTMLDPRGILNPYKTLPDRLL